The Pyrus communis chromosome 8, drPyrComm1.1, whole genome shotgun sequence region AGTAGTAATGGAGGATTCCAATTTCAGCTAAACTCAAATGATTCCCAACAGTTACAAACCATTTTCTTCAAGATGCGTCCAGCTCTTAGTCTGAAGGGATTCACTTCTCATCAGCTTAGGTTGATTCAAATGGTTGGTTTGGTTTCTACATTTTGATCATCTATCATAAGATTCTCACTTATAACAAGTTAATCTTGGACATGTGATCCATGACATGATCCTAGGTAATCTTTAGTAATTGCctcaaataaatcaaaaactTACTCTATTCGCCTTTTCCCTGGTTGTTCAAGGAAAATTAACTTGAAACcgggttttgaatttttgttatagtattgttttactttttacaATAATGCCGAGATGGACTCTATATGcataaaaaacattttttcttcttcttagtcATGGTTTTGTTAAGCTGAATATTAAAATTAACGTTTGCAGGTCATTAGAAAGCAtttccaagatctttcatatGTTCAGGTAAATGGTGAAAAGTCGTGTCAACAGCAACTAGTTGTGCGGACAGATTCCAAGGATGACAGGGATTTGCTTCTGGTAAGTAATCTGTGTCCTCCAGTTTATATGatgtgaaattttcaaatgctcTTCAACTGTTAAAGACTACTTAGGATGTTTACTTTGTGAAATAGTTTTCAGACTTTCGGTTATTAGAATTTTGATAGTTTTCTTATTGAAAATGATTTACTTTCTAAGGGTCTTCATGGTCCGAAGTTTGGGCCTGgagttgtttttactttttcgtATTCCAATAAGTCAATCAACAAGTTTTCTCTGGATTTCTTTCATAGCCATCGAAACAAACATTAGAGATATTGaaactcttctttctcttctcttctaAGTCTTAACTAAAATGTCTGAACACTGTTAATCACTCGTTAATAAACAAACGGCAATGTGTATGAAAATTACTATCAGGGCATAAATTTTGCATATGCTGTAGGTGCATTAGGGACAACAGAAATTATCACCAAAGGAAGTCAGTGTATTTGTTATTATGTGATGATCATCTACACAGGAGGAATTAAAGTTTTCTGTATGCAATCTTTTGCAGAAAGAGGTTAAGGACGAACATCGTAGGGAAGCAGAGGTGAAAGTTCAAGCTGCAGTTGGGTTTCGTCATGTTATTGACCTTCTTTCCTCAGAACAAAAGttgattgttggtcacaattgcTTTCTTGGTACGAGTATTGATGTTACTTTCATAAAAAGGTCAATTTGATTTTATATATTACTAAGATGTCTTCTTGTTGTCATACAGATCTTGCCCATATATACAACAAATTCTTGGGACCTCTACCTTCGACTGCTGAAGAATTTGTCTCTGCTGTTAACAAGTATTTTCCACACATCATTGACACCAAAGTACTGTTGAATACAGATAATGTGCTCCAACAACGGATGAAGAAGTCTAGAACATCACTTTCGTCAGCATTTGCTTTGTTATGTCCGGAAATTGCTCTTGGGAAGAAAAGCACTGATCCAGAAGTCCAATTGTGTGTCAAAGTTGAAGTTCAGGTGGATGATTTGAGGTTTGCTTtttccattctctgtccataaTGATATCTCGGCCGTGCTCGATTCATTTAGTTGGTCTCAATGGTTTCCATTGTCACAGTTTGAATGGAAAAAGATATAGAGTTGAAACCGACAGATGAAGGAGAACATTTTTATTAACTTTCATAAATGGCGTAAGGCGCTTAGAGATCTGTCTGAAAACGACTAGGCTGGCATGATATTTTTTTGACCGGGGTTATTTACACATTACATTCTTTAGATGCAACCAACTTTGGAAATCTGTCAGAGAACAAGTTGGTATAAGTTTGTCAATTTGTTTCTATTTCTACTTGCTTTACAAGATGTATATACTTGTGCATGCCATGTGGCTCTCTCTCATAGAATAACCATTACATATTGGTTAAAAGAATAACCATTACATATGGAGAAAGATAGTTTTAGTAATGTAACTAAGAATGCCTGTTTAGTATacaaatgaaaggaaaagcaaaggaaTAAGTCTTTCATATCACGATTATCTATTTTGCAGGTCCTCCAACTGGAATTCTGGAGCCAAACATGAAGCGGGTTATGATGCTTTTATGACAGGCTGTGTCTTTGCTCAGACATGCAGTCATCTCGGGATTGATTTTCAGGCTTGTTTGTCATCTGAAAAGTTTCCCCACATTGAGAAGCTCCAGAAGCAGATCAACCTTTTATACCTCAGTTGGAGTAATGGAGACATTATTGATTTAACCACCGGTAAGAAGAAAGCAATGTCTTCGGGGTATAATAATCACAAAAAGAGGTACGCTCAGATTACGTTTGAGAACATTGCTTTAATCTGGGGATTCCCATCAAAACTCAAGGCACGAGATATAAGGGAGTGCATCACAAAAGTCTTTGGCCCGACCTCTGTCACGTCTGTCTACCACTTGGATGAAACTGCAGTATTCATTCAGTTTAGCAAGGAAAAATTTGTCTCTGAATTTCTGGCGTTGAAGGAAACATTAGAGAGAAGTGATGGTCCAGTCTCGGTTTTGCATCCCCTCACGGGACTTTTGGAAGGTGGAAGCACCCGAGCTGCTAATTATGAAACTTACAAAGAAATCTGCAGTTCAGCTAGCGCAAAAGTCTTGTTTGCAGATCAGGCTGAGGCAGTTGGTATTAAATGGAAAACTAAATTGGTTGAATCTAAGGAAGCATCAGAGACCCTAAAACGAGAGATCTTCGATGAGAAAAGTGATGTGAATCCTACTTCGAAGTCCGAAAAACTGAGAAGTAACACAGATAATGCGCAAGATGATCCGTTGCGTGGGCGACTCTCACATTATAAGATCATAGACACTTTAATTACTTCTGAAGGTGATCGAATCAGAACTAATTAGTACCCGGATTGCAGGTTTTGCCGACTTAGTGATTCAAACTAATTCATACAGTTTCTACTTATTGTGACATTGGCCTGAAGCAATCTGTAGGTTCTGTACTTCACTGAGATTTTGTTATACTGTCAGGAACGTGAGATTAGGAAGAAAAGAAATGTAATTATCTGTACTAaaatggcttttttttttaggcCGATACTTATATGAATTATTGATCTGATTTATTGCCAGTTATTTCCAAATCTCATTTGCCTTGAATCCATTGTATCAAGGCTTTGGCAAGTTAGTagtatttagttttttttcaaaaaaaaaaatttcctcagGCTGTGCATCAATGGAGATACTTTTTTTGCCACCAATTAATCAATCAACCacgtataattaaaaaaaaaataaaaatatatatatatatatatattaagatatattttcaaaaataGAGGATAATCGATGGTAAATTAcgattattcatttttttattattaataggAATGAGGTTAATTAGAAATTATACACTGCTCAAGATTATGATCAAGCTGATTCACAGTTTAAACTAGGTTGAACGGTTAGTTCACTTTTTTTACGTATGACGGCAATGGATATATGTCTCCGGTCGCTCTCAGGAATCAAAATATCTGAATTATTTTCAGAAtgccttttcatttttcttctgtATCGGCGCATGAACTTCACTTGCATCTCTAGGGCATGAACACGTGTCTCATGGCTGAAGGCCCCACATTTCAATCAATGGATCCAACGGTTGTGATCCATTCATCGATTCTCCCCCACGACCCTACGATGAGGGGAGCTGTCTAATAGCAATATTGCAGGCTTCCTcttggtttttgaaattttttgggaACTATATATTTTACGTGTGGCTTAAAAGGAAAACATTTATTTTCACATGCGTTGAGATATTTTGCAATATATGCAGAAGACGAGTAGTACATTAcatatcattatatatatagataaaagttttattttgagtttttcaagTGTCCTTTTATTTGTACAATGTCATGTAATGTATAGTCTCGTGTTTTGGACATGTTGAAAAATCTCTTTAGTTATAGGTACAAGAATAAGACCTAGTGAGTACTGACCAATCAAAGATGCTCAGAGTTTATTAATCTTTTAAGTTCCTTGTCACGGCTGATGAGCCCATTAAATGGACCTCCCTAATACTGCTAATTTGAATTAGAGGGTGGACAATGACATTACAACGATGATATTTAAACTATCTGGGTGGGTGGGAAAGTAAATTATTTGGTAAATATAATCATttacgagatttgaacctaatactttatatttaaataaagataaataaCATGATGAAGTAACAAGTTTAGGTGTATTATAGTAGAAGATTAAAATCAGTACCACGAACTCAAAAGTAGTCTAATGCTACACTTAACTATATTTTCATATCATATTCGTACCACTTTTTTAATAGAAGTAGAGTCAATCTACATATACAAATTCCCTTTTTAGTATAAAGATGGTACAAATGTGGTAAGAGTAACATGTTTGAAttgtaaatgaaaattttgatttgatttgatttggtatACTATTAACAATGTATTACGAAGACTTTCACTAAACCATATAGATTGGCATGGCACCGATCGAATAATTAGCTCACTGTTGTTtgcattttaaaaattttatcgtGCACTTTTGACTAatgtatttcttttttaaatataaaatttgatatataaaatgagaATTTCAAAGTGAAAATTACAAAGTACGCACAATTCGTGAGAGAAAGGTCGTCGCTGTTCATATGCCAAATCACCAGCCTGCAACCCGTGCATGTACTCCACGTGTCACCACTCAACCGTCACGATATTCTCCACAGTCACGAAAGCAACAGGTTTATCGGTTATCACGGGTGATGTCAGCTGAGGTGAGAGAGAAACAAAGACCCTTTCTTGGATCCGGCTGACCTGAAATAGCCGGTCAACATCCACCCCCACCATATTTGGTTACCCATTTATGACGTTGCTTACACCACGGGTCTTATTATTCTTTATCAACGTCATTTTCTCCTTAATTAAAtaccattttaaattttattggtGCCATTAACGACTTTGAGTCCTTTGACAGTGAAAAGTTTCATCACGATTGAAAGGAATCTCCCAAGTCCCAACTCCAAATTTGTTCAAACGGGTAAGCTTGCATacacgagaaaaaaaaaaagtgtcctTTCTTATACCGTTATGTTAATCAGGCAAcctgtttttaattaaaatgtaagTTTAATTTCGGATAATAGTAACGTTTGGGTTTGAATAGATTTGAAATCCTATATACTACCttgtatttaaaatatttacgaaATCGTCGATATTTTCGTTGaaatatctgaaaaattaaGAATCGATACAGAAGGGTTAAAATACAACTTCATCCTATATCGGCGAGatttagaaaattaataaatatctACAATATTTACCAATACACTACATATTTTTTTGCCGGAActcatttcaaatttcaaacttttgaatttttatgagaaattttttctaatttcAACTAAATCTAGATGAGAAATACCATATTGCAAATTTTCCTAATATCCGTGAAAAAAACCGATATCGATATATCCACctatattttcataaatttacatatcgATATTTGTACttatatcgatattttaaacaGTGACGATCCCATGATGTTTAATACATctaaatcataaaataaaaacaagtgtCGAAACTAGTTTGCCCTCACTAGCCGGTCATAATACAAGTCACCGGTTATAGGCAGGGGCCAGGTCCCTATAAGATGAACACTATTCATCAACAACTGATACAATGAGGTATAGAATTTGTAGCTTATACGTATCTCTCACTCCCACACTTGTTCTCTGCTTCTATCTACTTCTGTATTTCTTCTTTCCTCTTTATCTTTCATGGAAAGTGAAGAGAAACTAGTAGTTTCTGCAGTGAAAATCATATCTGATGACCAGCTTCTTGAAGCAAAAGTTGAAGAACCCTAAGAgtaaaactctctctctctctctctctctctctctccccccccctctctctctctctctctctctctcaatttttaGCCTGTGTTTTGATTAAACTGTCAtggtaaattatatttattttttatgaagcaGTTCCTGTGATAAATAGGTATATTGTTTTAATCTGATTTTTTATGCATATGCATAAATTAGGTAGTATAAGTACATATCTGAGcacattatatatacatataaattttataaattcagTATTGATTTCACTCACAAATTTCCCCTTCATGGTGATGGATGTTGATAATGATCAGTACATATTTATTGgcttgatgaaaaaaaaaaaatccagatcATTGTTAATTTTTGGCTACATATAGAGGCAAGTTCttatgtttaattatttatctgtTAACAAAAATTATGCTTATAATAATGAATTAATGGATATTTAAAATCATATATCTATATAGAGTATGGTGTGTATGTGAGTAGAAGAGGTGTTTAACGGCACAAACCCGGTTGAGCGCAACTTTTTGTCCCCCGCAGCGCATGGGCCAAAATCTGACTCCGAGACCCAAAGTTGAAGAGGTGTTTAACGGCACAAACCCGGTTGAGCGCAACTTTTTGTCCCCCGCAACTCATGGGCCAAAATCTGACTCCGAGACCCAAAGTTGTACTAAATCGGGTTTGTGCCGTTAAATACCTCTTCCAGGGCTGGTTCAAAGATTTTTAAGGTTTGGGACTATTCCAAAAAATGTGCCCTAACttcatataagaaaattatttattttctcacGTAAAACATCGataaaattttacatggaaAAGTAGTTCAAACTTAATCATTTAGAAACACATAAAGACTAATATATTTTGTATCTAGAGAAGGAAGCCCAAAAACTCTAAGCTTGCACGTAGATTGATgatgagttttgtttttcatctgaatttttaaaatgtttttgtataaattgaggtgttttttcttatttactaaccttgtcaacatgagactaaaaaaaattaatgatgtTTTCGAGTCTTTAATTAATATGTGTAAGTAATGAATGGACACTAAATTAAATCCTTTGAATGGACACATCATATGATTTGCGAATTTGCTCTAATAATTTGGTCTACGTATTACTTTTTGTAGAAAATTAGACTTGAATTCAAAcgaatatttaaaaatagcaacCCACATAATTACTAACTagcaactaaaaataaattaataatcaaacaaatatttgtaaaaattgaaaagaataaacacgcaaatagcatttcaaacttagaaaatcttgttaattttaaacaacaaaaatcattgtttctaattaaacttatgatcatttaacaaaattttataaatttatattcttacgattttttttttttttcacatgtagtattttgaacccaagacctcatcattattttcaaatgacaaaaccacCACTTCTAGCTCAATTTCTTTGTCTTCAAacgaaattttataaatttatactcttatgaaaacatatataaatatactaccCAAATAATTTTGGTGTTGGGCCGGGCCTGATCTCTTCTACAACTGCGCTAGTATCTATTCATacgcatatatgtatgtatgtatgtatgtaaggGGTAGTAGACATGCTACTATGCATTGTATACAATTTATCAGCTTTATATGAGCCCAAATGCATTATCTCACCCTATTAATTGATGGTTTGCACTACAGGGATGAATGCATGAGTTTTGTGGCATTAAGGGTGTATAGATGCGATGGGGAATGAGATTAGAGTTTATATATGTTGACAGAAGAGAGAGAGCACAACCCGCCATCGGCTAAAGGGAGGCCTTACCGTTGTTGGGAGTGTACTCTCTCTTCTTCTGTCATCATCTCTTACATTCCCATCTGTCAGCACCGTCGTCTGATGTGCGTCAGTCTAACCTCAAAGTAAGATATTCTCTCACAAAATTAAGGAACATTGTTgcatacaaaaataaataaataaataaataaataaaaaaaaaaaaaaaaatatatatatatatatatatatatatatatatatatatatagttaataGGGAAATCACTAAATTTGTGGATATCGTGTATGTGTGTGCGCATTATTGTTTAATTCCTATGTAAACCGTGAAAGTCTATTTTCCTTGCGGATTTTGTATTTATATTATGCAGATGATTCTTGGAGCAGTGATAATAAGTTGAAGCAAGTATATGTCAGTTTTgtacaaattattattttgtaatattCATGGGAAGAAgttgaagtgcttttaaaaaatgACTGAAATGtttcttttagattttttttaatttttttttaagaaatactTTCGaggattcacttgtatttttataaaaaaattagttccaaaaatattttcaccacaAGCGTTTTCTTTCTGTGTATTTgcttaattttacatttttttaatattagatcTTATGAATTTATGACTTATTTTGCAGCTCTTGATCAAATATATAAGGTTAGTTTAACTTATTTCTATCACAGTCAATTGATAAGCTACGGCAGTTTGCTGCTAATTTGCAGGTCTTTTACAACATTGAAAT contains the following coding sequences:
- the LOC137742127 gene encoding poly(A)-specific ribonuclease PARN-like isoform X2, translating into MPMVKIADTLFAERMKNTFTERRDGLLNLRSSNGGFQFQLNSNDSQQLQTIFFKMRPALSLKGFTSHQLRLIQMVIRKHFQDLSYVQVNGEKSCQQQLVVRTDSKDDRDLLLKEVKDEHRREAEVKVQAAVGFRHVIDLLSSEQKLIVGHNCFLDLAHIYNKFLGPLPSTAEEFVSAVNKYFPHIIDTKVLLNTDNVLQQRMKKSRTSLSSAFALLCPEIALGKKSTDPEVQLCVKVEVQVDDLRSSNWNSGAKHEAGYDAFMTGCVFAQTCSHLGIDFQACLSSEKFPHIEKLQKQINLLYLSWSNGDIIDLTTGKKKAMSSGYNNHKKRYAQITFENIALIWGFPSKLKARDIRECITKVFGPTSVTSVYHLDETAVFIQFSKEKFVSEFLALKETLERSDGPVSVLHPLTGLLEGGSTRAANYETYKEICSSASAKVLFADQAEAVGIKWKTKLVESKEASETLKREIFDEKSDVNPTSKSEKLRSNTDNAQDDPLRGRLSHYKIIDTLITSEGDRIRTN
- the LOC137742127 gene encoding poly(A)-specific ribonuclease PARN-like isoform X1, with the translated sequence MNTHRPARALSRAISRALSHSSSSSSSVQQQSSTFPLKNVTKSNFEPALADLRRHVAAADFVAIDLEMTGITSAPWRDSLEFDRADVCYLKVKDSAEKFAVLQFGVCPFCWDSSKRSFIAHPHNFYIFPRQELPVAGPTYEFLCQTTSIDFLAKYQFDFNVCIHEGISYLSRGQESEALRRLSLTYDDELLTRYSNLKEPVHMPMVKIADTLFAERMKNTFTERRDGLLNLRSSNGGFQFQLNSNDSQQLQTIFFKMRPALSLKGFTSHQLRLIQMVIRKHFQDLSYVQVNGEKSCQQQLVVRTDSKDDRDLLLKEVKDEHRREAEVKVQAAVGFRHVIDLLSSEQKLIVGHNCFLDLAHIYNKFLGPLPSTAEEFVSAVNKYFPHIIDTKVLLNTDNVLQQRMKKSRTSLSSAFALLCPEIALGKKSTDPEVQLCVKVEVQVDDLRSSNWNSGAKHEAGYDAFMTGCVFAQTCSHLGIDFQACLSSEKFPHIEKLQKQINLLYLSWSNGDIIDLTTGKKKAMSSGYNNHKKRYAQITFENIALIWGFPSKLKARDIRECITKVFGPTSVTSVYHLDETAVFIQFSKEKFVSEFLALKETLERSDGPVSVLHPLTGLLEGGSTRAANYETYKEICSSASAKVLFADQAEAVGIKWKTKLVESKEASETLKREIFDEKSDVNPTSKSEKLRSNTDNAQDDPLRGRLSHYKIIDTLITSEGDRIRTN